The following are encoded in a window of Phaseolus vulgaris cultivar G19833 chromosome 3, P. vulgaris v2.0, whole genome shotgun sequence genomic DNA:
- the LOC137807765 gene encoding cyclic dof factor 3 isoform X2, with protein sequence MDAGVDNVTEEELEADSAPSAGETKDSGTPEAIVNPETPSIEEETAKSKADKSEKEQGDAANSQEKTLKKPDKVLPCPRCKSMDTKFCYYNNYNVNQPRYFCKACQRYWTAGGTMRNVPVGAGRRKNKNSTSHYRHISISEALQAARIDSHNGTHLPTLKGNGRVLSFGLDANAPICDSMASVLNLGEKKVPNGTKNGFPHGFEDQGLPIPRKSGENGDDSSTTSSITVSNSMGESSKNTFQQQPVLQPHGFIPQLPCVPWPFTWNSPVPPPALCPSGFPLPFYPPATFWNCGMPGNWNVPWFSSLSSASNPNSPSSAPNSPTLGKHSRDGDMIKQDSLHKEEASKPRNGGVLVPKTLRIDDPNEAAKSSIWATLGIKNESLSGGGMFKAAFQSKKDEKSRVEASPVLMANPAALSRSLNFHENS encoded by the coding sequence GATGCTGGAGTTGACAATGTTACCGAGGAAGAGCTAGAAGCTGATTCTGCTCCAAGTGCAGGAGAGACTAAAGATTCAGGTACCCCTGAGGCTATTGTGAACCCCGAAACACCCTCCATAGAAGAAGAAACTGCAAAATCAAAAGCTGACAAATCAGAGAAGGAGCAAGGCGATGCAGCCAACTCACAAGAGAAAACTCTGAAGAAACCAGATAAAGTGCTACCATGCCCCCGCTGCAAAAGTATGGACACTAAGTTTTGTTACTACAACAACTACAATGTCAACCAGCCACGTTATTTCTGCAAAGCTTGTCAAAGATACTGGACTGCAGGTGGCACCATGAGGAATGTTCCTGTGGGGGCAGGGCGGCGAAAGAACAAGAACTCTACCTCGCATTATCGCCACATCAGTATCTCTGAGGCCCTTCAAGCAGCCAGAATTGATTCTCATAATGGAACTCATCTTCCAACTTTGAAAGGCAATGGTAGAGTTCTCAGCTTTGGATTAGATGCAAATGCACCAATTTGTGATTCCATGGCATCCGTCCTCAATCTTGGAGAGAAAAAGGTTCCTAATGGCACAAAAAATGGGTTTCCTCATGGCTTTGAGGATCAAGGACTCCCTATTCCTCGCAAAAGTGGGGAAAATGGTGATGACTCCTCGACTACATCTTCCATTACAGTTTCAAATTCCATGGGAGAAAGTAGCAAAAACACCTTCCAACAACAACCGGTGCTCCAACCTCATGGTTTCATTCCTCAACTTCCGTGTGTGCCTTGGCCCTTTACATGGAATTCTCCCGTTCCCCCACCTGCTTTGTGTCCTTCCGGATTTCCCTTACCATTCTATCCTCCTGCTACATTCTGGAACTGTGGTATGCCAGGGAATTGGAATGTTCCATGGTTTTCTTCACTTTCATCTGCTTCAAACCCAAACTCTCCAAGCTCCGCTCCAAACTCTCCGACTTTGGGGAAGCACTCGCGGGACGGAGACATGATTAAGCAGGACTCTTTGCACAAAGAAGAAGCTTCAAAGCCACGAAACGGGGGTGTTTTGGTTCCCAAAACCTTGAGAATTGATGATCCAAATGAAGCTGCAAAGAGTTCTATATGGGCAACTCTAGGAATTAAGAATGAGTCATTGAGTGGGGGAGGTATGTTTAAGGCGGCCTTCCAATCAAAGAAGGACGAAAAGAGTCGTGTTGAAGCCTCTCCAGTGTTGATGGCCAACCCTGCAGCTTTATCTAGATCCCTCAATTTTCATGAGAACTCATGA
- the LOC137807765 gene encoding cyclic dof factor 3 isoform X1, whose product MHENRDPAIRLFGQKIPFPEDVDIEEEEEDDDDDEGCDGRDQEIEEDKDAGVDNVTEEELEADSAPSAGETKDSGTPEAIVNPETPSIEEETAKSKADKSEKEQGDAANSQEKTLKKPDKVLPCPRCKSMDTKFCYYNNYNVNQPRYFCKACQRYWTAGGTMRNVPVGAGRRKNKNSTSHYRHISISEALQAARIDSHNGTHLPTLKGNGRVLSFGLDANAPICDSMASVLNLGEKKVPNGTKNGFPHGFEDQGLPIPRKSGENGDDSSTTSSITVSNSMGESSKNTFQQQPVLQPHGFIPQLPCVPWPFTWNSPVPPPALCPSGFPLPFYPPATFWNCGMPGNWNVPWFSSLSSASNPNSPSSAPNSPTLGKHSRDGDMIKQDSLHKEEASKPRNGGVLVPKTLRIDDPNEAAKSSIWATLGIKNESLSGGGMFKAAFQSKKDEKSRVEASPVLMANPAALSRSLNFHENS is encoded by the coding sequence GATGCTGGAGTTGACAATGTTACCGAGGAAGAGCTAGAAGCTGATTCTGCTCCAAGTGCAGGAGAGACTAAAGATTCAGGTACCCCTGAGGCTATTGTGAACCCCGAAACACCCTCCATAGAAGAAGAAACTGCAAAATCAAAAGCTGACAAATCAGAGAAGGAGCAAGGCGATGCAGCCAACTCACAAGAGAAAACTCTGAAGAAACCAGATAAAGTGCTACCATGCCCCCGCTGCAAAAGTATGGACACTAAGTTTTGTTACTACAACAACTACAATGTCAACCAGCCACGTTATTTCTGCAAAGCTTGTCAAAGATACTGGACTGCAGGTGGCACCATGAGGAATGTTCCTGTGGGGGCAGGGCGGCGAAAGAACAAGAACTCTACCTCGCATTATCGCCACATCAGTATCTCTGAGGCCCTTCAAGCAGCCAGAATTGATTCTCATAATGGAACTCATCTTCCAACTTTGAAAGGCAATGGTAGAGTTCTCAGCTTTGGATTAGATGCAAATGCACCAATTTGTGATTCCATGGCATCCGTCCTCAATCTTGGAGAGAAAAAGGTTCCTAATGGCACAAAAAATGGGTTTCCTCATGGCTTTGAGGATCAAGGACTCCCTATTCCTCGCAAAAGTGGGGAAAATGGTGATGACTCCTCGACTACATCTTCCATTACAGTTTCAAATTCCATGGGAGAAAGTAGCAAAAACACCTTCCAACAACAACCGGTGCTCCAACCTCATGGTTTCATTCCTCAACTTCCGTGTGTGCCTTGGCCCTTTACATGGAATTCTCCCGTTCCCCCACCTGCTTTGTGTCCTTCCGGATTTCCCTTACCATTCTATCCTCCTGCTACATTCTGGAACTGTGGTATGCCAGGGAATTGGAATGTTCCATGGTTTTCTTCACTTTCATCTGCTTCAAACCCAAACTCTCCAAGCTCCGCTCCAAACTCTCCGACTTTGGGGAAGCACTCGCGGGACGGAGACATGATTAAGCAGGACTCTTTGCACAAAGAAGAAGCTTCAAAGCCACGAAACGGGGGTGTTTTGGTTCCCAAAACCTTGAGAATTGATGATCCAAATGAAGCTGCAAAGAGTTCTATATGGGCAACTCTAGGAATTAAGAATGAGTCATTGAGTGGGGGAGGTATGTTTAAGGCGGCCTTCCAATCAAAGAAGGACGAAAAGAGTCGTGTTGAAGCCTCTCCAGTGTTGATGGCCAACCCTGCAGCTTTATCTAGATCCCTCAATTTTCATGAGAACTCATGA